A genomic segment from Microbacterium sp. SORGH_AS_0428 encodes:
- a CDS encoding phospholipid carrier-dependent glycosyltransferase: MTSSAPPTAPPLRRSAFDAFSDRVRGSRILDRRLQVWTPVLLTLFAGILRFANLGTPSSLVFDETYYVKDAWSQWLLGYTANWPDGADALFAEGQVPAPLITGSFSVHPPLGKWLIGLGMWLFGSGDSVGWRVAVATAGTLTVLVVYLIARTLTGSTAVAAIAGGLMAIDGLAIVLSRIALLDGILALFVALGFWFVLLDRRTHLERLRRALAPRDEEADRPVWGPVFWSRPWLVAAGAAVGAATAVKWSGLYVLAALGLYIVVTDALARRRLGVVQWPVDAVRQGAAAFVLLVPVSAIVYVASWTGWLVSTGGYGRAAASEGLGGALSSLWRYHEAIYAFHVGLTTPHGYQSPAWQWPLLVRPTSMYWHQSDDTVQAVSSIPNPLIWWAGIAAALYLLYRFIRTRDAQSAFVLVALAATYVPWLLYPERTIFQFYTVVMLPFLVIAIALAARRIAGSADADRRMAGQRVVTVFLVACLVLSAFWYPVWTAIPVPYEFWRLHNWLPTWV, from the coding sequence GTGACCTCGAGCGCCCCGCCGACCGCGCCCCCGCTGCGCCGCTCGGCGTTCGACGCATTCTCCGACCGCGTCCGCGGCTCCCGCATCCTCGACCGACGCCTGCAGGTGTGGACCCCCGTCCTGCTGACGCTGTTCGCCGGAATCCTGCGCTTCGCGAACCTCGGTACGCCGTCGTCGCTGGTCTTCGACGAGACGTACTACGTGAAGGACGCGTGGTCGCAGTGGCTGCTGGGCTACACGGCCAACTGGCCCGACGGAGCCGACGCCCTGTTCGCCGAGGGCCAGGTCCCCGCCCCGCTGATCACGGGAAGCTTCTCCGTGCACCCGCCATTGGGCAAGTGGCTCATCGGATTGGGGATGTGGCTGTTCGGCTCCGGCGACTCGGTGGGGTGGCGGGTGGCGGTGGCCACCGCCGGCACCCTGACCGTCCTCGTGGTGTATCTCATCGCCCGCACCCTGACCGGCTCGACGGCCGTGGCCGCCATCGCCGGCGGCTTGATGGCCATCGACGGCCTCGCCATCGTGCTCAGCCGCATCGCGCTCCTGGACGGCATCCTCGCGCTGTTCGTTGCGCTCGGGTTCTGGTTCGTCCTTCTCGATCGCCGCACCCACCTGGAACGTCTGCGCCGGGCACTCGCCCCACGCGACGAGGAGGCGGACCGGCCCGTGTGGGGCCCGGTGTTCTGGAGCCGGCCATGGCTCGTCGCCGCCGGAGCGGCCGTCGGCGCCGCGACGGCCGTGAAGTGGTCGGGGCTGTACGTGCTCGCCGCTCTCGGCCTGTACATCGTCGTCACCGACGCCCTCGCCCGGCGCCGGCTCGGCGTCGTGCAGTGGCCGGTGGATGCGGTGCGCCAGGGCGCTGCGGCGTTCGTGCTGCTGGTGCCGGTCTCGGCCATCGTGTACGTCGCGTCGTGGACCGGCTGGCTGGTCAGCACGGGCGGGTACGGGCGGGCCGCCGCATCCGAGGGTCTCGGCGGGGCGCTGTCCAGTCTCTGGCGCTACCACGAGGCCATCTACGCGTTCCACGTGGGTCTCACGACGCCCCACGGTTACCAGAGCCCCGCCTGGCAGTGGCCGCTGCTGGTGCGTCCGACGTCGATGTACTGGCATCAGAGCGATGACACGGTCCAGGCGGTCTCGAGCATCCCGAACCCGCTGATCTGGTGGGCCGGGATCGCCGCAGCGCTCTATCTGCTGTACCGGTTCATCCGCACCCGCGATGCGCAGTCGGCCTTCGTGCTCGTGGCGCTCGCCGCGACCTACGTGCCCTGGCTGCTGTACCCCGAGCGCACGATCTTCCAGTTCTACACGGTCGTGATGCTGCCGTTCCTCGTGATCGCCATCGCCCTCGCGGCCCGGCGCATCGCGGGCTCCGCGGACGCCGATCGGCGCATGGCGGGCCAGCGGGTGGTCACCGTGTTCCTGGTCGCCTGTCTCGTGCTGTCCGCGTTCTGGTACCCGGTGTGGACCGCGATTCCGGTGCCCTACGAGTTCTGGCGGCTGCACAACTGGCTGCCGACCTGGGTCTAG
- the rsmI gene encoding 16S rRNA (cytidine(1402)-2'-O)-methyltransferase has product MIILAATPIGNLGDATRRLVEALEEATVIAAEDTRTTQRLLAGLGVSNRPQLIALHDHNEKQRAAELARRAATEDILVLSDAGMPTVSDPGYGLVAEAVAQGVEVIALPGPSAVLTALAVSGLPTDRFAFEGFVPRKQGERRAMFARLAAEERTLVFFEAPTRLADTLADLADAFGADRPASVSRELTKLYEQTVRGPLSELVAWAAEGVRGELVIVVGGAERARVAFPDAVTQVLEIVRTGVRLKDAAGEVAEATGHSSRELYQAALAVRG; this is encoded by the coding sequence GTGATCATCCTTGCGGCGACTCCGATCGGAAACCTCGGGGATGCCACCCGCCGGCTCGTCGAGGCGCTGGAAGAAGCGACCGTGATCGCCGCGGAGGACACCCGCACGACGCAGCGGCTGCTCGCGGGGCTCGGTGTCTCGAACCGCCCGCAGCTGATCGCCCTGCACGACCACAACGAGAAGCAGCGCGCCGCCGAGCTGGCGCGCCGCGCGGCCACCGAGGACATCCTCGTGCTCAGCGATGCCGGCATGCCCACGGTCAGCGACCCGGGGTACGGCCTCGTGGCGGAGGCGGTCGCACAGGGCGTCGAGGTCATCGCGCTGCCCGGGCCTTCTGCCGTGCTGACGGCCCTCGCGGTTTCGGGTCTTCCCACCGACCGGTTCGCCTTCGAGGGCTTCGTGCCGCGCAAGCAGGGGGAGCGGAGGGCGATGTTCGCCCGGTTGGCGGCCGAGGAGCGCACCCTGGTGTTCTTCGAAGCGCCGACCCGTCTCGCGGACACCCTCGCGGACCTCGCGGACGCGTTCGGCGCGGATCGACCCGCATCCGTCTCGCGGGAGCTCACCAAGCTGTACGAGCAGACCGTGCGCGGCCCGCTCTCGGAGCTCGTGGCCTGGGCCGCCGAGGGCGTGCGCGGCGAGCTCGTCATCGTCGTCGGCGGGGCGGAGCGCGCCCGCGTCGCCTTTCCCGACGCCGTGACGCAGGTGCTGGAGATCGTGCGCACCGGAGTCCGTCTCAAGGATGCGGCCGGCGAGGTCGCCGAGGCGACCGGTCATTCCTCACGCGAGCTCTACCAGGCGGCGCTCGCCGTTCGCGGCTGA
- a CDS encoding glycosyl hydrolase 53 family protein, with product MQRRIRRSLLRSAAAATALGVAVAGVLAAAPAVAVDEPVTAGITVPRVDDLAPDFINGVDVSSVIALEDSGVVFRDTAGHPADLFGVLADAGVTDVRVRVWNDPFDAAGNGYGGGTVDVARAIEIGERATDAGLRVLVDFHYSDFWADPAKQKAPKAWAALSVAEKAAATRAFTAEALTAFEAAGVDVRMVQIGNETTSGVAGVSGWDDMAQIFSAGSAAVREVLPDALVALHFTNPERPGSYANIAKQLDDRAVDYDVFASSYYPFWHGTLENLTSVLTQVADTYDKDVIVAETSWAYTLEDGDGHSNVIDLPGEATNYPVSVQGQALAVRDVIQAVSDVGAAGLGVYYWEPAWLPVGPPEAAAQNAALWERDGSGWAASYAGEYDPNDAGVHFGGSAWDNQALFAHDGTPLESLNVFSYARTGAVAPRAVTAVSSPELTVPDGTEIPLPATVTVSYNDVTTEEQSVTWTPGAQWVSGPGTYVFRGTTSAGLSTRATVTVTSANLLVNPGFEDDDTSMWRAAGTALTVGAWDDPRTGSRSAHFYSANRFSFTLEQSVGPVPAGTYRATGALQGGGQLSDTVRLAVSSGTQEASVDFVLGGWRNWSTPSTDTITVADGESITVHVAGDLAPGSWGTIDDLQLERVLDAAADLTPLATLIARAEAIERSLYTPVSLAAVDDAVEIARFLGGAQSPAQERVDAAAALLSEALDALTPLETPGTDPSPGSADPVTAGPVTAEPQRDTASAPAALARTGREAPVALFVAATMAFAFGLALLTAHRRARRR from the coding sequence ATGCAGCGCCGCATCCGTCGTTCCCTGCTCCGATCCGCCGCCGCGGCGACCGCACTCGGCGTCGCCGTGGCGGGCGTGCTCGCCGCGGCGCCCGCCGTCGCGGTGGACGAGCCGGTCACGGCCGGCATCACGGTGCCGAGAGTCGACGACCTCGCACCCGACTTCATCAACGGCGTCGACGTGTCCTCCGTCATCGCCCTGGAGGACTCGGGTGTCGTGTTCCGCGACACGGCGGGTCACCCCGCCGACCTGTTCGGAGTGCTCGCCGACGCCGGGGTCACCGACGTGCGGGTGCGCGTGTGGAACGACCCGTTCGACGCCGCCGGCAACGGCTACGGCGGGGGCACCGTCGACGTCGCGCGGGCGATCGAGATCGGTGAACGCGCGACGGATGCGGGGCTGCGGGTTCTCGTGGACTTCCACTACTCCGACTTCTGGGCGGACCCCGCGAAGCAGAAGGCCCCGAAGGCATGGGCGGCGTTGAGCGTCGCCGAGAAGGCGGCGGCGACCCGCGCGTTCACCGCCGAGGCGCTCACGGCCTTCGAGGCGGCCGGGGTGGATGTGCGGATGGTGCAGATCGGCAATGAGACCACGAGCGGGGTCGCCGGTGTCAGCGGCTGGGACGACATGGCACAGATCTTCTCCGCCGGCTCCGCCGCCGTTCGCGAGGTCCTTCCGGACGCCTTGGTCGCGCTGCACTTCACCAATCCGGAGCGGCCCGGCAGCTATGCGAACATCGCGAAGCAGCTCGACGACCGCGCCGTCGACTACGACGTCTTCGCCTCGTCGTACTACCCGTTCTGGCACGGCACGCTGGAGAACCTGACGAGTGTGCTGACGCAGGTCGCGGACACCTACGACAAGGACGTGATCGTCGCGGAGACCAGCTGGGCGTACACGCTGGAGGACGGCGACGGACACTCGAACGTGATCGACCTTCCCGGCGAGGCGACGAACTACCCCGTGAGCGTGCAGGGCCAGGCGCTCGCGGTGCGCGATGTCATCCAGGCCGTCTCGGATGTCGGCGCGGCGGGCCTCGGCGTGTACTACTGGGAGCCCGCTTGGCTGCCGGTGGGTCCGCCGGAGGCGGCGGCGCAGAACGCCGCCCTCTGGGAACGGGACGGCTCCGGCTGGGCGGCGAGCTACGCCGGCGAGTACGACCCGAACGACGCAGGCGTCCACTTCGGCGGCTCCGCCTGGGACAACCAGGCCCTTTTCGCCCACGACGGGACGCCGCTGGAGTCGCTGAACGTGTTCTCCTACGCGCGTACCGGCGCCGTCGCCCCTCGCGCGGTCACCGCCGTCTCGTCTCCCGAGCTCACGGTGCCCGACGGCACGGAGATCCCGCTGCCCGCCACCGTGACGGTCTCGTACAACGACGTGACGACCGAGGAGCAGTCGGTCACCTGGACTCCCGGCGCCCAGTGGGTGTCGGGCCCGGGCACCTACGTGTTCCGCGGCACGACCTCGGCCGGGCTGTCGACTCGGGCGACGGTCACGGTGACCTCGGCGAACCTGCTCGTGAACCCCGGCTTCGAGGACGACGACACGTCGATGTGGCGCGCGGCGGGCACCGCCCTGACGGTGGGCGCGTGGGACGACCCGCGGACCGGATCGCGTTCCGCGCACTTCTACTCGGCGAATCGCTTCTCCTTCACCCTCGAGCAGTCCGTGGGACCCGTCCCCGCCGGGACCTATCGCGCCACCGGCGCCCTCCAGGGCGGCGGCCAGCTCAGCGACACGGTGCGTCTCGCGGTGTCCTCGGGGACGCAGGAGGCATCGGTGGACTTCGTCCTCGGTGGGTGGCGCAACTGGTCGACTCCTTCCACGGACACCATCACGGTCGCCGACGGAGAGAGCATCACCGTGCACGTCGCCGGAGACCTCGCTCCGGGGTCCTGGGGAACCATCGACGACCTCCAGTTGGAGCGCGTGCTCGACGCGGCGGCGGACCTCACGCCGCTCGCGACGCTGATCGCGCGCGCCGAGGCGATCGAGCGGTCCCTGTACACACCGGTGTCCCTCGCCGCGGTCGACGACGCGGTGGAGATCGCACGGTTCCTCGGCGGTGCGCAGTCCCCCGCCCAGGAGCGCGTGGACGCCGCGGCGGCCCTGCTCTCCGAGGCGCTCGACGCCCTGACGCCGCTCGAGACGCCGGGGACCGATCCCTCCCCCGGCTCCGCCGACCCGGTCACCGCCGGTCCGGTCACCGCCGAGCCGCAGCGAGACACCGCATCCGCGCCCGCCGCGCTCGCCCGCACCGGCCGCGAGGCACCGGTCGCGCTGTTCGTCGCGGCGACGATGGCGTTCGCGTTCGGCCTCGCGCTGCTCACAGCGCACCGGCGCGCGCGGAGGCGGTGA
- a CDS encoding sugar ABC transporter permease has translation MSTARTRIRRRRWWLEVGWKYFFAAIVVFYAVFPLVYVLSAALNPRGTLSGSNNLFSAFDLSNFAALGATSYWTWVGNTLLVGGVSAVGAVIMGASAAYAFSRFRFRGRRVSLTSLLIVQMFPQALAFVAIFLMLLAIGEIVPALGLNSKLALICVYLGGALGANTFLMYGFFNTIPIEIDESAKIDGATHAQIFWRLIIPLVTPILAVVALLAFITAFGDYILAKIVLTSEDNWTLAVGMYQWVSNQLASRWGLFAAGAVIAAVPVLALFLSLQRFIVGGLTQGSVKG, from the coding sequence ATGTCCACGGCACGCACCCGCATCCGCCGCCGCCGCTGGTGGCTCGAGGTCGGCTGGAAGTACTTCTTCGCCGCGATCGTCGTCTTCTACGCCGTCTTCCCCCTGGTCTATGTGCTGTCGGCGGCACTGAACCCGCGCGGCACGCTCTCCGGCTCCAACAACCTGTTCAGCGCCTTCGACCTGTCGAACTTCGCGGCTCTGGGGGCGACCAGCTACTGGACGTGGGTCGGCAACACGCTCCTCGTGGGCGGAGTGTCGGCCGTGGGTGCCGTGATCATGGGGGCATCGGCCGCTTACGCGTTCTCGCGGTTCCGCTTCCGCGGCCGGCGCGTGAGCCTCACGTCGCTGCTGATCGTGCAGATGTTCCCGCAGGCGCTCGCGTTCGTCGCGATCTTCCTGATGCTCCTCGCGATCGGCGAGATCGTGCCCGCGCTCGGGCTGAACTCGAAGCTCGCGCTCATCTGCGTCTACCTCGGCGGCGCACTGGGCGCGAACACGTTCCTCATGTACGGCTTCTTCAACACGATCCCCATCGAGATCGACGAGTCGGCGAAGATCGACGGCGCAACCCACGCCCAGATCTTCTGGCGCCTCATCATCCCGCTGGTCACCCCGATCCTGGCTGTCGTCGCGCTCCTCGCGTTCATCACGGCGTTCGGCGACTACATCCTCGCCAAGATCGTGCTCACCAGCGAAGACAACTGGACGCTCGCCGTCGGCATGTACCAGTGGGTCTCGAACCAGCTGGCCTCCCGGTGGGGCCTGTTCGCCGCCGGCGCCGTCATCGCCGCCGTCCCCGTGCTCGCCCTGTTCCTGTCCCTGCAGCGGTTCATCGTGGGCGGGCTGACCCAGGGCTCCGTCAAGGGCTGA
- a CDS encoding ABC transporter permease subunit has translation MAQPQVLTPPSRSPRESHARSWRGIGWGFIVKLIVMGLINALGIMAILSAFSAQSWILLGVTAALVIAADVVYFTKRALPLKYLMPGLVFLLVFQVFVFGYTAYIAFTNYGTGHAGSQAQAVDAALIQGERRIEGSETYPLSVVERFGEYGLAINDDGDVRVGSAESPLADAGTAPTGQAPASVDGWTVIPRTQVITDQELQSAIEALRVPFSDDPNDGSIRTRDGSTGVLYTPTMVWDAEAGTITDTVNGTVYTADDAIGSFIADDGTRLPAGWYVNVGFDNFLRVFTDPALAGPLLSVTGWTFAFAAGSVVISFALGLVFALVFNDPRVRARKYLRTLIILPYAFPAFMSALLFRGMFNAEFGVINDLFFFGSQINWLGDPWLAKAAVLWVNVWLSFPYWFLVCTGALQALPSDTLEAASIDGAGRWRQFRSIVLPLLLVSTAPLAISSFAFSFNNFTVIYMFNAGGPAIPGAPYTLGSTDILISAIYRVSGVAGGAADYGLASALSIIVFIVVGIISAIAFRQTRKLEEFQ, from the coding sequence ATGGCGCAGCCGCAGGTTCTCACCCCGCCCTCGAGGTCCCCGCGGGAGTCCCATGCCCGCTCGTGGCGAGGCATCGGGTGGGGGTTCATCGTCAAGCTCATCGTGATGGGCCTGATCAACGCCCTCGGGATCATGGCGATCCTCTCGGCCTTCTCGGCTCAGTCGTGGATCCTGCTCGGCGTCACGGCGGCACTCGTGATCGCCGCCGATGTCGTGTACTTCACCAAGCGCGCCCTGCCGCTGAAGTACCTCATGCCGGGACTCGTCTTCCTGCTCGTCTTCCAGGTGTTCGTCTTCGGCTACACGGCCTACATCGCCTTCACCAACTACGGCACCGGTCACGCAGGGTCCCAGGCGCAGGCCGTGGACGCCGCCCTGATCCAGGGCGAGCGGCGCATCGAGGGTTCAGAGACCTATCCGCTGTCCGTCGTCGAGCGCTTCGGCGAGTACGGCCTCGCGATCAACGACGACGGCGACGTCCGTGTCGGCAGCGCCGAGTCCCCGCTGGCGGATGCCGGCACGGCTCCCACGGGCCAGGCACCGGCATCCGTCGACGGGTGGACGGTGATCCCCCGTACGCAGGTGATCACCGACCAGGAGCTTCAGAGCGCGATCGAGGCGCTGCGCGTCCCCTTCTCCGACGATCCCAACGACGGCTCGATCCGCACCCGCGACGGCTCGACCGGAGTGCTGTACACGCCCACGATGGTGTGGGACGCGGAGGCGGGCACCATCACCGACACGGTGAACGGCACGGTCTACACGGCCGACGACGCGATCGGGAGCTTCATCGCCGACGACGGCACGCGACTTCCCGCGGGCTGGTACGTCAACGTGGGCTTCGACAACTTCCTGCGGGTGTTCACCGACCCCGCGCTCGCCGGCCCCCTGCTCTCGGTGACGGGGTGGACGTTCGCCTTCGCGGCCGGCTCGGTCGTCATCAGCTTCGCCCTCGGGCTGGTCTTCGCCCTCGTCTTCAACGACCCGCGCGTGCGTGCCCGGAAGTACCTGCGCACGCTCATCATCCTTCCCTACGCCTTCCCCGCCTTCATGTCCGCGCTGTTGTTCCGCGGCATGTTCAACGCCGAGTTCGGCGTCATCAACGACCTGTTCTTCTTCGGCAGCCAGATCAACTGGCTCGGAGATCCGTGGCTGGCCAAAGCCGCCGTGCTGTGGGTGAACGTGTGGCTCAGCTTCCCGTACTGGTTCCTCGTGTGCACCGGCGCGCTCCAGGCGCTGCCCTCCGACACCCTGGAGGCCGCCTCGATCGACGGCGCCGGCCGGTGGCGCCAGTTCCGCTCGATCGTGCTGCCGCTGCTGCTCGTGTCGACCGCGCCGCTCGCGATCTCCTCCTTCGCGTTCAGCTTCAACAACTTCACCGTCATCTACATGTTCAACGCGGGCGGACCCGCGATACCCGGTGCGCCGTACACGCTCGGATCGACCGACATCCTCATCTCGGCGATCTATCGCGTCTCCGGCGTCGCCGGCGGAGCCGCCGACTACGGCCTGGCCAGCGCCCTCTCGATCATCGTGTTCATCGTCGTCGGCATCATCTCGGCCATCGCCTTCCGCCAGACCCGCAAGCTCGAGGAGTTCCAGTGA
- a CDS encoding maltose ABC transporter substrate-binding protein, with the protein MRKIIGIGVAAAASALLLAGCSGGGGAEQTADSSAELVIWTDQEREAAITAAAKAFEEETGAKVTLVQKNFEDLRNDFISQVPTGEGPDITVGSHDWLGALVAAGVVDTIDLGDKASEFESVAIEAMTYDGQLYALPYSLETVALVQNVDLVGADAPATWDEMIQKGLAAGTERPFVINTAGETGDGYTMYGFQTSFGAPVFVQDSSGSYTNEVGMGGAAGEAFAQWLHANGSAGTGYLSTTIDYDINNELFASGKAPYTVQGPWAISSFPDVNVAVNPIPSAGGQPAAPFVGVQGFYLSSQSKNALLAQEFLVNYLGTEDAQRALYEADPRIPAWSSLAEEVASDPIIAGFLASSQNGVPMPSIPEMGSVWDFWNAAESQIISGADPSGTWNKMITDLQGTLAG; encoded by the coding sequence ATGCGCAAGATCATCGGAATTGGCGTCGCTGCCGCCGCATCCGCGCTCCTGCTGGCCGGCTGCTCCGGCGGCGGCGGCGCCGAGCAGACCGCCGACTCGTCCGCAGAGCTCGTCATCTGGACCGACCAGGAGCGCGAGGCCGCCATCACCGCGGCCGCGAAGGCGTTCGAGGAGGAGACGGGCGCGAAGGTCACCCTCGTGCAGAAGAACTTCGAGGACCTCCGCAACGACTTCATCTCGCAGGTGCCCACCGGCGAGGGCCCCGACATCACCGTCGGCTCGCACGACTGGCTCGGCGCCCTCGTGGCGGCGGGTGTCGTCGACACGATCGACCTGGGCGACAAGGCGTCCGAGTTCGAGTCGGTCGCGATCGAGGCGATGACCTACGACGGTCAGCTCTACGCGCTGCCCTACTCGCTCGAGACGGTCGCGCTCGTGCAGAACGTGGACCTCGTCGGCGCCGATGCCCCCGCCACCTGGGACGAGATGATCCAAAAGGGCCTGGCCGCGGGCACCGAGCGCCCCTTCGTCATCAACACGGCGGGCGAGACGGGCGACGGCTACACGATGTACGGGTTCCAGACCTCCTTCGGCGCGCCCGTGTTCGTGCAGGACTCCAGCGGCTCGTACACGAACGAGGTCGGCATGGGCGGAGCGGCCGGCGAGGCGTTCGCCCAGTGGCTGCACGCCAACGGCTCCGCCGGCACCGGCTACCTGTCGACCACGATCGACTACGACATCAACAACGAGCTGTTCGCCTCCGGCAAGGCGCCGTACACGGTGCAGGGCCCGTGGGCGATCAGCTCCTTCCCCGACGTCAACGTCGCCGTGAACCCGATCCCTTCCGCGGGCGGCCAGCCCGCCGCGCCGTTCGTGGGCGTCCAGGGCTTCTACCTGAGCTCGCAGAGCAAGAACGCGCTGCTCGCCCAGGAGTTCCTCGTGAACTACCTCGGCACCGAGGATGCGCAGCGCGCGCTGTACGAGGCCGACCCCCGCATCCCGGCGTGGAGCAGCCTGGCCGAAGAGGTCGCGAGCGATCCGATCATCGCGGGCTTCCTCGCCTCGTCGCAGAACGGCGTGCCGATGCCCTCGATCCCCGAGATGGGCTCCGTCTGGGACTTCTGGAACGCAGCCGAGTCGCAGATCATCAGCGGCGCCGACCCGTCCGGCACCTGGAACAAGATGATCACCGACCTTCAGGGCACCCTCGCGGGTTGA
- a CDS encoding beta-galactosidase yields the protein MTQSSPWPQLDGIAYGGDYNPEQWPVETWHEDVALMREAGVNLVSVGIFSWGLIETAEGVFDFSWMDELLDLLHANGIHVDLGTPTASPPAWFFANHPDARVVTRDGTTMGFGSRGMASHSAPAYREASVRIATELARRYASHPAVVLWHVHNEYGVPVGEDYSDHAIAAWRLWLRERYGSLDALNTAWGTAFWGQHYGEWEHVGAPAAAPSVVNPAQRLDFARFTDHQLRACFIAERDAIRRYADQPITTNFMANQSQTTDLWAWGREVDIVSDDHYLWAPDREGEIGLAIAADLSRSVGGGKPWILMEHSTSAVNWQPQNVAKRPGEMARNSLTHLGRGADAILFFQWRASRSGAEKFHSAMLPHAGVDSRVFREVTALGADLAALAEVRGSRVDADVAILWDFESFWAQDLEWRPSDLLDHDERVRAYYTQLWRDGITVDFALPGQDLSAYSLVLAPAQYLLTTTDAANLSAYVAAGGTLVVSYFSAVVDENDAVHEGGYLAPLAEALGVRVEEFLPLREGDTAEIELDGDRLTIDQWSEDLRVDGAEVRARYVGGPADGAPAVTRNTHGAGVGWYVSTRPDAAGLAAILTRVYADAGLAPAALPAGLETVTRHGDDADYVVLVNHSDTALAAPVAGTDLLTGHASHDETVVAAGGVAVVRTPPTRGGGR from the coding sequence ATGACCCAGAGCTCACCCTGGCCGCAGCTGGACGGAATCGCGTACGGCGGCGATTACAACCCGGAGCAATGGCCCGTCGAGACCTGGCACGAGGACGTCGCGCTCATGCGCGAGGCGGGGGTCAATCTCGTCAGCGTCGGCATCTTCTCGTGGGGTCTGATCGAGACCGCGGAGGGCGTCTTCGACTTCTCCTGGATGGACGAGCTCCTCGACCTCCTTCACGCGAACGGGATCCACGTCGACCTCGGCACTCCCACCGCCTCCCCGCCCGCATGGTTCTTCGCGAACCACCCGGACGCGCGCGTCGTGACCCGTGACGGCACCACGATGGGCTTCGGCTCCCGAGGGATGGCCTCGCACTCCGCTCCGGCCTACCGCGAGGCCTCGGTGCGCATCGCGACCGAGCTCGCCCGGCGGTACGCCTCGCATCCCGCCGTCGTCCTGTGGCACGTCCACAACGAGTACGGCGTGCCCGTCGGCGAGGACTACTCGGACCACGCGATCGCCGCCTGGCGGCTGTGGCTGCGCGAACGCTACGGCAGCCTCGACGCGCTGAACACCGCATGGGGTACCGCCTTCTGGGGTCAGCACTACGGCGAGTGGGAGCACGTGGGGGCTCCCGCCGCAGCCCCCTCGGTCGTCAACCCGGCCCAGCGCCTGGACTTCGCGCGCTTCACCGACCACCAGCTGCGCGCCTGCTTCATCGCCGAGCGCGACGCCATCCGCCGATACGCGGACCAGCCGATCACCACGAACTTCATGGCGAACCAGAGCCAGACGACGGACCTGTGGGCGTGGGGGCGCGAAGTCGACATCGTGTCGGACGACCACTATCTCTGGGCGCCCGATCGCGAGGGCGAGATCGGACTCGCGATCGCAGCGGACCTCAGCCGCTCGGTCGGCGGCGGCAAGCCCTGGATCCTCATGGAGCACTCGACGTCCGCCGTCAACTGGCAGCCGCAGAACGTCGCGAAGCGCCCGGGCGAGATGGCCCGCAACTCCCTCACGCACCTCGGACGCGGTGCCGACGCGATCCTCTTCTTCCAGTGGCGCGCCTCGCGCTCCGGCGCCGAGAAGTTCCACTCCGCGATGCTCCCGCACGCCGGCGTGGACTCCCGGGTGTTCCGCGAGGTCACCGCCCTCGGCGCCGACCTCGCCGCCCTCGCCGAGGTGCGCGGCTCCCGCGTGGATGCCGACGTCGCCATCCTCTGGGACTTCGAGTCGTTCTGGGCGCAAGACCTCGAATGGCGCCCGTCGGATCTCCTCGACCACGACGAGCGGGTGCGCGCGTACTACACGCAGCTCTGGCGCGACGGCATCACCGTGGACTTCGCCCTGCCCGGACAGGATCTCTCCGCGTACTCCCTCGTCCTCGCGCCCGCGCAGTATCTGCTCACGACGACGGATGCGGCGAATCTCTCGGCGTACGTCGCCGCCGGCGGGACGCTCGTCGTCTCCTACTTCTCCGCGGTCGTCGACGAGAACGACGCGGTCCACGAGGGCGGATATCTCGCGCCGCTGGCCGAGGCGCTCGGCGTGCGGGTCGAGGAGTTCCTTCCCCTGCGCGAGGGCGACACCGCAGAGATCGAGCTCGACGGCGATCGCCTGACGATCGATCAGTGGAGCGAAGACCTCCGTGTCGACGGCGCCGAGGTGCGAGCGCGCTATGTCGGCGGGCCCGCCGACGGCGCCCCCGCCGTCACGCGGAACACGCACGGCGCGGGCGTCGGCTGGTACGTCAGCACGAGGCCGGATGCGGCGGGCCTCGCCGCGATCCTCACGCGCGTGTACGCCGATGCCGGGCTCGCCCCCGCGGCGCTCCCGGCGGGCCTGGAGACCGTGACCCGTCACGGCGACGACGCGGACTACGTCGTGCTCGTCAATCACTCCGACACCGCCCTCGCCGCCCCGGTCGCCGGCACGGACCTGCTCACCGGCCACGCCTCGCACGACGAGACGGTCGTCGCCGCCGGCGGCGTCGCCGTCGTGCGCACCCCTCCGACCCGCGGGGGTGGTCGCTGA